The following coding sequences are from one Limibacillus halophilus window:
- a CDS encoding S-(hydroxymethyl)glutathione dehydrogenase/class III alcohol dehydrogenase yields MDVRAAVALEAGKPLEVMTVQLEGPRAGEVLVEIKATGICHTDAFTLSGADPEGLFPAILGHEGAGVVVEVGAGVSSLKPGDHVIPLYTPECRQCEYCLNPKTNLCQAIRETQGKGLMPDGSSRFSIDGKPILHYMGTSTFANYTVLPEIALAKIRPDAPFDKVCYIGCGVTTGVGAVVNTAKVEPGSNVVVFGLGGIGLNVLQGARMVGANKIIGVDLNNERKALGEKFGMTHFVNPKEVEGDLVPYLVSLTGGGADYSFECIGNVNTMRQALECCHKGWGVSVIIGVAGAGQEISTRPFQLVTGRSWRGTAFGGARGRTDVPKIVDWYMDGKIAIDEMITHIMPLEDINKGFDLMHAGKSIRSVVLY; encoded by the coding sequence ATGGATGTACGCGCCGCTGTTGCCCTGGAGGCTGGCAAACCGCTGGAAGTCATGACCGTGCAACTGGAAGGCCCACGGGCTGGTGAAGTCCTGGTGGAAATCAAGGCAACCGGCATCTGCCATACTGACGCTTTCACCCTGTCCGGCGCCGATCCGGAAGGGCTGTTTCCAGCGATCCTCGGACATGAAGGTGCAGGCGTCGTGGTTGAGGTGGGTGCAGGCGTCTCCTCGCTTAAGCCAGGCGATCACGTCATTCCTCTCTATACCCCGGAATGTAGGCAATGCGAGTACTGCCTCAATCCGAAAACGAACCTCTGCCAGGCCATCCGCGAAACACAGGGCAAGGGTCTGATGCCCGACGGCAGCAGTCGCTTCTCGATCGACGGTAAGCCGATCCTCCACTACATGGGAACCTCTACCTTCGCCAACTACACGGTCTTGCCGGAAATCGCGCTGGCCAAAATTCGACCCGATGCTCCTTTCGATAAGGTTTGCTACATCGGTTGCGGCGTCACCACTGGTGTCGGCGCAGTTGTCAACACCGCGAAAGTTGAACCCGGATCAAACGTCGTTGTCTTCGGCCTTGGCGGTATCGGACTGAACGTTCTTCAGGGTGCACGCATGGTGGGTGCAAACAAGATCATCGGCGTCGATCTAAACAACGAGCGCAAAGCGCTGGGTGAAAAGTTCGGCATGACTCATTTCGTCAATCCCAAGGAGGTCGAGGGTGACCTTGTCCCCTACCTCGTGTCGCTGACCGGTGGTGGGGCGGACTACTCCTTCGAGTGCATCGGAAACGTGAACACGATGCGTCAGGCTCTGGAATGCTGCCATAAAGGCTGGGGCGTTTCCGTCATCATCGGTGTCGCCGGCGCTGGTCAGGAAATTTCGACACGCCCCTTCCAGCTGGTTACTGGTCGGTCCTGGCGCGGTACGGCATTCGGCGGCGCGCGCGGCCGTACGGACGTGCCGAAGATCGTGGATTGGTACATGGACGGCAAGATCGCCATCGATGAGATGATCACCCACATCATGCCGCTGGAGGATATCAACAAGGGCTTCGATTTGATGCACGCCGGAAAATCAATTCGGAGCGTTGTTCTTTATTAA
- a CDS encoding aldolase — protein MDSIQQARVDLAAAHRLAARYGYHEGVCNHFSYAIPDMDDRFLLSPYGVHWSQVRASDLLLVNAKGEVIEGNGYAETSAFCIHAAVHLAHPRAACVLHTHMPYATALTSLENSEILPISQNSLRFYQDVAYDNDYGGLVHDMEEGARLASNLGNKRVLMLGNHGVMVVGPTIHQAFDDLYYLERTAELQVLAYSTGKPLRLMGENLARHTKTQFDEERDRYSRIHFDGLLRILDQESPEFRN, from the coding sequence ATGGACAGTATCCAACAAGCGCGGGTTGACCTGGCAGCCGCCCACAGGCTTGCCGCACGCTATGGCTATCACGAAGGTGTCTGCAATCATTTCAGCTATGCCATTCCGGATATGGATGATCGGTTTCTCTTGTCGCCTTATGGTGTTCATTGGTCACAAGTGCGTGCGAGCGATCTCCTCCTGGTCAATGCCAAAGGCGAGGTCATCGAAGGGAATGGTTATGCCGAGACGTCGGCCTTTTGCATCCATGCAGCCGTTCATCTGGCGCACCCGAGGGCTGCCTGTGTGCTGCACACTCATATGCCTTATGCAACAGCCCTGACATCACTTGAAAATTCCGAGATTCTGCCGATCAGCCAGAATTCCCTGAGGTTCTATCAGGATGTGGCCTACGACAACGACTACGGCGGATTGGTCCATGATATGGAGGAGGGCGCGCGGCTTGCCTCCAATCTAGGCAACAAGCGGGTCCTGATGTTGGGCAATCACGGGGTAATGGTTGTTGGGCCGACCATCCATCAGGCCTTTGATGATCTTTACTATCTGGAGCGCACCGCGGAGCTACAGGTGTTGGCTTATTCGACCGGCAAACCGCTGCGGTTAATGGGGGAGAACCTCGCGCGCCATACGAAGACACAGTTCGATGAAGAGCGTGACCGCTACAGCCGGATTCACTTTGATGGCTTGCTGCGGATTCTCGATCAGGAGAGCCCTGAGTTCAGAAACTAG
- a CDS encoding ATP-grasp domain-containing protein — protein MSKIYILHENDEWLPPFRSALESAGLDFEEWHLDEGVLSFDSQPPEGIFYSRMSASAHTRGHTHAPSYTQHVLNWLELNGRRVVNGSRALYLEVSKVAQYAALQAAGVRTPRTRIAVGKDAVLPAARAFAELPLILKPNRGGKGLGVQLFQDLESLAAYLESPEYEAPVDGTWLIQQYIRPAEPYITRAEFIGGRFHYAVRVDTSQGFELCPADACAVGDAFCPATPDQEEAPKFQITDDIDPALISTLEKVLADNGVEVAGIEFIRDIEGNIYTYDINTNTNYNNGAERSAKLAKTGPQKLAEFLGEELQRRAAQAIAAE, from the coding sequence ATGTCGAAGATCTATATTCTGCACGAGAATGATGAGTGGTTGCCGCCTTTCCGGTCGGCTCTGGAATCTGCGGGCCTGGATTTCGAGGAATGGCATCTTGATGAAGGCGTTCTATCATTCGATTCCCAACCGCCGGAAGGCATCTTCTATAGCCGTATGAGCGCCTCAGCTCATACGCGCGGGCACACCCACGCACCCTCCTACACCCAACATGTCCTGAACTGGCTAGAATTGAACGGGCGCAGGGTTGTCAACGGCAGCCGTGCTTTGTACCTGGAGGTCAGCAAGGTTGCACAGTATGCCGCGCTCCAAGCGGCGGGCGTCCGCACGCCACGCACGCGCATTGCCGTCGGCAAGGACGCGGTGCTACCAGCAGCTCGGGCCTTTGCGGAGCTACCGCTTATCCTGAAGCCCAACCGTGGCGGGAAAGGCCTGGGCGTTCAGTTATTCCAAGATTTGGAAAGCTTGGCCGCTTATCTTGAAAGTCCGGAGTATGAGGCGCCTGTCGATGGCACTTGGTTGATCCAGCAGTACATCCGGCCTGCGGAGCCCTACATCACGCGTGCGGAGTTCATCGGCGGACGTTTCCACTATGCCGTACGGGTCGATACCAGCCAGGGATTTGAGCTTTGCCCTGCGGACGCCTGCGCGGTCGGCGACGCCTTCTGCCCGGCGACCCCAGATCAGGAAGAAGCGCCGAAATTCCAGATTACTGATGATATTGATCCAGCGCTTATCTCGACGTTGGAAAAGGTCCTCGCGGACAACGGCGTTGAAGTTGCCGGTATCGAGTTCATCCGCGATATCGAAGGCAACATCTATACCTACGACATCAATACGAACACAAACTACAATAATGGAGCCGAGCGCTCGGCGAAGCTTGCCAAGACCGGCCCGCAGAAACTTGCCGAATTCCTGGGCGAAGAATTGCAGCGCCGGGCGGCACAGGCCATCGCCGCCGAATAA
- a CDS encoding NTP transferase domain-containing protein, translated as MDFCKVNSRDAAGSLLAHSIRFDKSNFKKGRKLSEGDVTALLAAGIEEVTVARMARGDLHEDEAAAMVAAAIRGANLNQTAAFTGRCNLIAQARGLAVIDRGRLDAFNLTDECITIATVPPYGLVEPRQMVATVKMIPFAANGKIIDQAMQTLGNEPLISVAPLRARQIGLVQTELSGMKVSLLDKTVAALNQRLAHLDCPPAKERRCAHDPSAISSALEELQAEGCELLLVSGASAIVDRRDVVPQGIAQAGGTVLHFGMPVDPGNLLLLAEWDGLPVLGLPGCARSPKVNGFDWVLERLLCDLPVGSRDIMQMGAGGLLMEIAQRPLPRSFAVEGTPDPEHEGRALAPRAPKIAALLLAAGQSRRMGHANKLLADVNGKPLVRHAVEALKAAQISDLVVVTGHQAQEVTSALADMELVFAHNPDYASGLASSLKRGLASLPGQPDGVIIMLGDMPRISTAVINSIIAGFNPVEGRSICLPTWQGKRGNPVLISRQFFAELQTLHGDVGARHLLSDYPELVAEIAIDDRSILEDIDTPEALAALRTDS; from the coding sequence ATGGACTTTTGCAAGGTCAATAGCCGCGATGCTGCCGGTTCATTGCTCGCCCATTCGATCCGCTTTGATAAATCAAACTTCAAGAAGGGTCGTAAGCTGAGTGAGGGAGACGTTACAGCCTTGCTCGCCGCAGGCATTGAAGAGGTCACCGTCGCTCGCATGGCGCGTGGAGACCTGCACGAAGACGAAGCCGCGGCGATGGTAGCCGCGGCTATTCGTGGTGCTAACCTGAATCAGACCGCAGCTTTTACCGGGCGCTGCAATCTTATTGCCCAGGCGCGCGGACTGGCAGTGATCGACAGAGGTCGGCTTGATGCCTTCAACTTGACCGATGAGTGCATCACCATTGCAACGGTGCCACCCTATGGCCTCGTCGAACCGCGCCAGATGGTGGCCACGGTTAAGATGATTCCCTTCGCCGCAAACGGGAAGATTATTGACCAAGCGATGCAAACGCTCGGCAATGAACCGCTGATCAGCGTCGCCCCGCTTCGAGCGCGGCAAATAGGACTGGTACAAACCGAACTGTCAGGTATGAAGGTCAGTTTACTAGACAAGACTGTTGCCGCCCTGAATCAGCGCCTAGCTCACCTCGACTGCCCCCCAGCTAAAGAACGCCGCTGCGCCCACGATCCTTCTGCAATTTCCAGCGCCTTGGAGGAACTCCAAGCGGAGGGGTGCGAACTGCTTCTCGTATCGGGAGCGTCGGCCATCGTCGACCGGCGCGACGTTGTTCCCCAAGGCATCGCGCAAGCCGGCGGAACGGTTCTTCACTTCGGCATGCCGGTAGACCCAGGCAATCTTCTGCTGCTTGCGGAGTGGGATGGCCTGCCGGTGCTGGGGTTGCCCGGTTGCGCCCGATCGCCCAAGGTCAACGGTTTCGATTGGGTTCTGGAACGCCTGCTCTGTGATCTACCCGTTGGATCTCGAGATATCATGCAAATGGGTGCCGGCGGCCTATTGATGGAGATAGCCCAACGACCCCTGCCGCGTTCTTTTGCCGTTGAAGGAACGCCTGATCCCGAACATGAGGGCCGTGCGCTGGCACCGCGGGCACCCAAAATTGCGGCGTTGCTGCTGGCCGCAGGACAGTCACGGCGCATGGGGCATGCCAACAAGCTCCTGGCGGACGTCAACGGCAAGCCTTTGGTTCGCCATGCAGTCGAAGCCCTAAAGGCCGCGCAGATAAGCGACCTTGTCGTCGTTACCGGTCATCAAGCACAAGAAGTTACAAGCGCACTCGCGGATATGGAGCTCGTTTTCGCCCATAATCCGGATTACGCCAGCGGGCTCGCTTCATCCCTAAAACGGGGATTGGCGAGCCTCCCCGGTCAGCCAGATGGTGTTATAATCATGCTCGGTGATATGCCACGCATTTCGACCGCCGTCATAAATAGCATCATCGCTGGTTTCAATCCGGTGGAAGGGCGCTCGATCTGCCTGCCGACGTGGCAGGGTAAACGCGGCAATCCAGTTCTGATATCCCGCCAGTTCTTTGCCGAACTGCAAACGCTCCATGGTGACGTCGGCGCACGACATCTGCTTAGCGATTATCCGGAGTTGGTAGCCGAGATCGCAATCGATGATCGCAGCATTTTGGAAGATATCGACACACCCGAAGCCCTCGCCGCTCTGCGCACAGATTCGTGA
- a CDS encoding XdhC family protein: MKRLLLDKLLEARRGKLETVLVTNIESGQQCLVIDGKADGDFKPDAELFAAIRKALRDDRSGLYEDRWFLQVFNPPLRLVLVGAVHIAQALAPLAQMTGYDVVLIDPRKAWATEERFPGIRCVDSWPDEAMSDLALDRRTAVVTLTHDPKLDDPALLAAIKSPVFYIGALGSTRTHAKRLTRLRAEGASEEALARIQGPVGLSIGAKSPAEIAVSVMAQITQVLRAAPPLTPGDTA; the protein is encoded by the coding sequence ATGAAGCGCCTCCTGCTCGACAAGCTCCTGGAGGCTAGACGAGGCAAGCTGGAAACGGTCTTGGTTACCAACATCGAATCCGGCCAGCAGTGTCTGGTAATCGACGGCAAGGCCGATGGCGACTTCAAGCCTGATGCCGAACTGTTCGCGGCAATTCGGAAGGCTTTACGCGATGACCGCAGCGGGCTGTACGAGGACCGCTGGTTCCTGCAAGTCTTCAATCCCCCATTGCGCCTGGTTCTGGTCGGTGCGGTTCATATCGCGCAAGCCCTGGCGCCCCTGGCGCAGATGACCGGGTACGATGTCGTTCTGATTGACCCACGCAAAGCTTGGGCAACCGAAGAACGGTTCCCGGGAATCAGGTGCGTAGACTCCTGGCCCGATGAGGCCATGTCAGATCTGGCATTGGACCGCCGCACGGCCGTTGTCACCCTGACACACGACCCTAAACTCGACGACCCTGCCTTGCTCGCCGCCATCAAATCGCCCGTCTTTTATATCGGCGCCCTGGGGTCGACACGAACCCATGCCAAGCGCCTGACCCGCCTACGTGCGGAGGGCGCGAGCGAAGAAGCGCTCGCACGTATCCAAGGGCCTGTAGGCCTATCAATCGGTGCAAAATCGCCGGCTGAAATAGCCGTTTCAGTGATGGCGCAGATAACCCAGGTCTTGCGCGCTGCCCCGCCTCTGACCCCGGGAGACACGGCCTGA
- a CDS encoding XdhC family protein, protein MIEADVLATATNWQDQGHKVALATVVATWGSSPRPVGSQLAVDETGRMVGSVSGGCIEGAVVHEARQIMEGAPPKLLTFGVTDEDAWSVGLACGGTVKVFVESLV, encoded by the coding sequence ATGATCGAAGCAGATGTTCTCGCAACGGCCACGAACTGGCAAGACCAGGGACACAAGGTGGCCCTGGCGACCGTCGTGGCAACTTGGGGTTCCTCACCGCGCCCGGTTGGCAGCCAGTTGGCCGTAGATGAAACCGGCCGCATGGTCGGCTCGGTATCCGGCGGCTGCATCGAAGGCGCAGTCGTGCACGAAGCGCGTCAGATCATGGAAGGCGCACCGCCAAAGCTCCTGACCTTTGGTGTTACCGATGAGGACGCCTGGTCGGTTGGCTTGGCTTGTGGTGGCACGGTAAAGGTATTCGTGGAGTCCTTGGTATGA
- a CDS encoding vWA domain-containing protein, with protein MTTQNGQITAEEGRLAENVLYFARTLRAAGLPVGPGKVHEALEAITAVGIGERRDFYWTLHSTFVNRRDQQEVFDQTFHLFWRNPKILDKLKGLLLPDVTADGLRDAAEQEISRRVADAFSPPRQTPKEPQENAEEEIEVDASFTYSARERLQEMDFEKMSLDELEAAKRAIRALKLPLQEVKTRRFRAAPHGRRIDLRASLRASLRGGGDHIPLNWKEPRTRRPPLTVLCDISGSMARYSRMVLHFMHHLSNDRDRVHSFVFGTRLTNITRQLRYKDIDVALEKVGAEVEDWSGGTRIGGCLKDFNRQWSRRVLGQGAVVLLITDGLDREGARGVGEEMERLHKSCRRLIWLNPLLRYDAYAPKSQGASAMIGHVDELRSAHSINSLADLAAALSADPPAREEAASQWIGKSA; from the coding sequence ATGACCACCCAAAATGGACAGATCACAGCCGAAGAAGGCCGCCTGGCGGAAAACGTCCTCTACTTTGCCAGAACGCTTAGGGCTGCAGGGCTACCGGTCGGCCCTGGAAAGGTTCACGAAGCCCTGGAGGCCATAACCGCCGTCGGCATCGGCGAGCGCCGTGATTTCTATTGGACACTCCATAGCACCTTCGTAAATCGGCGCGATCAGCAGGAAGTTTTCGACCAGACCTTCCATCTTTTCTGGCGCAACCCAAAGATACTGGACAAGTTGAAGGGGTTGTTGTTGCCGGATGTGACGGCGGACGGTCTGCGCGACGCTGCCGAGCAGGAAATCAGCAGGCGCGTTGCTGATGCTTTCTCGCCGCCCCGTCAGACGCCGAAAGAGCCGCAGGAAAATGCGGAAGAAGAAATAGAAGTCGATGCCAGTTTCACCTATTCCGCTCGTGAACGACTCCAGGAAATGGATTTTGAGAAGATGTCGCTCGATGAATTGGAAGCGGCAAAACGCGCCATAAGAGCTTTGAAATTACCCTTGCAAGAAGTAAAGACGAGACGGTTCCGTGCAGCGCCGCATGGACGTCGAATAGACCTTCGGGCCTCGCTGCGGGCCAGTTTGCGTGGTGGGGGCGATCACATTCCTCTCAACTGGAAAGAGCCTCGCACACGCCGCCCCCCCTTGACCGTCCTTTGCGACATTTCCGGCTCCATGGCACGCTATTCAAGAATGGTTCTCCATTTCATGCACCACTTGAGCAACGACCGGGACCGTGTCCATTCCTTCGTGTTTGGAACGCGGCTTACCAACATCACGCGCCAGCTCCGCTACAAGGACATTGACGTAGCACTGGAAAAGGTGGGAGCCGAGGTTGAGGATTGGTCGGGCGGCACGCGAATCGGTGGGTGCCTGAAGGATTTCAACAGACAGTGGTCCAGGCGGGTACTTGGACAAGGGGCCGTCGTCTTGTTAATCACAGACGGATTGGACCGTGAAGGCGCCCGCGGCGTTGGCGAGGAGATGGAGCGCTTGCACAAGTCCTGCAGGCGCCTGATCTGGCTCAACCCCCTCTTGCGGTATGACGCCTATGCACCGAAATCACAGGGTGCCAGCGCGATGATCGGTCACGTTGATGAACTCCGCAGCGCCCATAGCATAAACAGTTTGGCCGATTTGGCCGCCGCACTTAGCGCCGACCCGCCGGCACGAGAGGAGGCCGCAAGCCAATGGATAGGAAAGTCAGCATGA
- a CDS encoding AAA family ATPase: MADDSAAHCALPANVDETLELLKRGQYIGERSLATVLFLAIKLGRPLFLEGEAGVGKTEIAKVLATALGRPLIRLQCYEGLDVNSAVYEWNYARQMMEIRLAEAAGDRDRERLESDIFSKRFLIERPLLQALRPGIGGAPVLLIDELDRTDEPFEAFLLELLSDFQVSIPELGTIKAAEAPITIITSNRTREIHDALKRRCLYHWVDYPNAARELEILKIKAPGAADALSRQIVAFIQRLRHGNDLFKLPGVAETIDWADALTQLDKVALDPETIDSTLGVLLKYQDDIQKIQGSEAARLLDEVKQDMVGLPGV; the protein is encoded by the coding sequence ATGGCGGATGATTCTGCGGCGCACTGCGCCTTACCCGCGAATGTCGATGAGACATTGGAACTGCTAAAACGCGGGCAATACATCGGCGAGCGCAGTCTAGCCACCGTTCTATTTCTGGCAATAAAGCTCGGCCGCCCACTTTTCCTGGAGGGCGAAGCCGGGGTCGGCAAGACCGAGATTGCCAAGGTCCTGGCAACCGCCTTGGGGCGGCCACTAATCCGCCTGCAGTGCTATGAGGGGTTGGATGTAAACTCTGCGGTTTATGAGTGGAACTATGCGCGCCAGATGATGGAGATTCGGCTGGCCGAAGCGGCGGGCGATCGGGATCGCGAACGTTTGGAGAGCGACATCTTCTCCAAGCGCTTTCTCATCGAGCGCCCCCTGCTCCAAGCTCTGCGGCCCGGCATCGGCGGCGCGCCGGTTCTGTTGATCGACGAATTGGACCGCACGGATGAGCCGTTCGAGGCTTTCCTGCTGGAACTCCTGTCCGATTTTCAGGTCAGCATTCCTGAACTCGGCACTATAAAGGCGGCGGAAGCGCCAATCACCATCATCACCTCTAATCGCACCCGGGAGATTCACGATGCCCTGAAGCGCCGTTGCCTCTATCATTGGGTCGATTATCCCAACGCGGCGCGGGAGCTTGAAATCCTCAAGATCAAGGCGCCCGGGGCGGCGGACGCCCTGTCTCGCCAGATCGTAGCCTTCATCCAGCGCTTGCGGCATGGAAATGACCTTTTCAAACTCCCAGGAGTGGCCGAAACCATTGATTGGGCCGATGCTTTAACCCAACTCGATAAAGTCGCTCTGGACCCGGAAACGATCGATAGCACGCTTGGCGTTCTTTTGAAGTACCAGGACGATATCCAGAAGATTCAAGGAAGCGAGGCCGCACGTCTTCTGGATGAGGTAAAGCAGGATATGGTCGGGCTTCCCGGCGTTTAA